A stretch of Gasterosteus aculeatus chromosome 4, fGasAcu3.hap1.1, whole genome shotgun sequence DNA encodes these proteins:
- the proser2 gene encoding uncharacterized protein proser2, whose product MTSDPRTMDARLHGLPKLQHGVNSGGGQSPRPGEDDPLHYLSREEQECLKFFEKTIDSLDESLGPVDGPQTANPSLSARRPGPKDQDIIYLVRPEPDLVQNKAPAFNPNSPDFKSMMQNPESHVEMRPRREALDGLPSEYNPPLPSGSYGPTDQHSSYHPPGSIPTPVLIAQQMADNRGGGASNLQPSSFLRSHNQDHDKPQSPVGDPHAKYGPPTSAKASRFPTNISVTPHGNKESQNQSLGNVKLQERRSQMLANLSGTPNALLQEDPQLALDPSPRNAPARSFSFKDSSPDQSRNRAISGTPSALLQEDPQLALEPSARNAPTRSISFKDPSPDQSRMEALSKLGLNRNRAGGRTSLRDVPDGTPQSPPMDKGTSSKPPEASKPPEASKLPEAGAPQTPDLKVPKKNVAMPQQSLIQTETKTEIQRSDSLRRFDERRHLLSLSSLSVAQSTAYLPPPLDDMASFPPPPEVTSHELNSYGVRSINVNPSVSTRRELAAPPSHGPKVLPTGLSNPSEFNSYGGKTKVMNPAPVVGTRSNLPDLLAPHVDRSQTLPTRSEPPQPTELNSFGGKSRTFNPAGGLDRPTDRPARSSRAPPPTPAPRPGRHSYHGGGIVPPHKPVPRASSPEHRRKSASTFRPQGITVQFSGKGATDESRREALRKLGLLKEP is encoded by the exons atgacctctgaccctcgcACCATGGACGCCCGTCTCCACGGCCTCCCTAAGCTCCAGCACGGGGTCAACAGTGGTGGCGGTCAAAGCCCCCGACCAGGC GAAGACGATCCTCTGCACTACCTGAGCCGAGAGGAGCAGGAGTGCCTAAAGTTCTTCGAGAAGACCATTGACTCGTTGGATGAGAGCCTGGGGCCGGTTGACGGACCCCAGACCGCTAATCCCTCCCTCTCAGCCAGACGTCCAGGACCCAAAGACCAGGACATCATTTACCTGGTCCGCCCAGAACCAGACCTGGTGCAAAACAAAGCGCCGGCCTTCAATCCCAACAGCCCAG ATTTTAAGAGTATGATGCAGAACCCAGAGAGCCACGTCGAGATGAGGCCGAGGCGTGAAGCGCTGGACGGCCTGCCTTCGGAGTACAACCCTCCTCTCCCAAGTGGCAGCTATGGGCCGACAGACCAGCACTCCTCGTACCATCCTCCGGGCAGCATCCCCACCCCGGTGCTCATCGCACAGCAGATGGCCGATAACAGGGGAGGTGGAGCCTCCAACTTGCaaccctcctccttcctccgtaGTCACAATCAGGACCACGACAAGCCACAGAGCCCTGTGGGCGATCCTCACGCCAAATATGGTCCTCCTACCTCTGCTAAGGCATCCCGCTTCCCCACTAACATTAGCGTGACTCCCCACGGCAACAAGGAGAGCCAGAACCAGTCGCTGGGTAACGTGAAACTCCAAGAGAGGCGGTCGCAGATGCTGGCTAACCTGTCTGGAACGCCGAACGCTCTACTGCAGGAAGACCCTCAGCTGGCCCTGGATCCGTCGCCTCGGAATGCTCCCGCCCGCAGCTTCTCCTTCAAGGACTCCTCGCCGGACCAGTCCAGGAACCGAGCCATATCGGGAACGCCGAGTGCTCTGCTGCAGGAAGACCCTCAGCTGGCTCTGGAGCCGTCAGCTCGGAATGCTCCCACCCGCAGCATCTCCTTCAAGGACCCCTCGCCGGACCAGTCCAGGATGGAGGCCCTATCCAAGTTGGGCCTGAACAGGAACCGAGCTGGTGGCCGGACGTCCTTGCGCGACGTCCCCGACGGCACTCCTCAGAGTCCTCCGATGGACAAGGGAACCAGCAGCAAACCGCCGGAGGCCAGCAAACCGCCGGAGGCCAGCAAACTACCAGAGGCCGGCGCTCCCCAGACGCCAGACCTTAAAGTgccaaaaaaaaacgttgcGATGCCGCAGCAGAGTCTGATTCAGACTGAAACGAAAACAGAGATTCAGCGGTCGGATTCTCTGAGGAGGTTTGACGAGAGAAGGCATCTGCTGAGCCTCTCGTCTCTGTCGGTCGCCCAGAGCACCGCCTATCTGCCGCCTCCTTTGGACGACATGGCGTCTTTCCCTCCTCCGCCCGAAGTCACCTCACACGAGTTAAACAGCTACGGGGTGCGGTCCATCAACGTGAACCCCTCCGTCTCCACCAGGAGGGAACTCGCAGCGCCGCCTAGCCACGGACCCAAAGTCCTCCCGACCGGGCTGTCCAACCCCAGCGAGTTCAACTCCTACGGCGGGAAGACCAAGGTCATGAACCCCGCCCCCGTAGTTGGGACCAGGAGCAACCTCCCCGACCTCCTCGCCCCTCACGTTGACCGCAGTCAGACCTTACCCACCAGATCCGAGCCGCCGCAGCCCACCGAGCTCAACAGCTTCGGCGGAAAGAGCCGAACCTTTAACCCCGCAGGCGGGCTGGACCGCCCTACGGACAGACCGGCGAGGAGCTCCAGAGCTCCGCCGCCTACCCCGGCCCCGAGACCCGGCCGCCACTCCTACCACGGCGGCGGCATCGTCCCTCCTCACAAACCGGTGCCGCGAGCATCGTCCCCGGAACACCGCCGGAAGTCCGCCTCCACGTTCCGCCCCCAGGGCATCACAGTGCAGTTCTCCGGGAAGGGGGCGACTGACGAGTCGCGCAGGGAGGCGCTGAGGAAACTGGGGCTGCTCAAAGAGCCTTGA